GCCATGTTCGACAGCGACAAGGAGCGCTTCGACAAATTCAGGTTGGAGATGTGGACGTGACCGTGGTCACGgcggtgatgaggatgatgatggtgatgaggatgatgatgatgatgatgatgatgatgatgaagtttGACATGCATGTTAAACTCTTCCGGAAATAAATGTGGTGTGAGTCTGTAATGATGTGGCGTTTTATTTCCTTCTTGACGCGGATTAAAGTTCCACAAGGTCATCGTTTCATAACGGGCCGGTTCTGATTGTCATGGATGTATGAAACGTTCGGAAAGTTTCTATCAGGCTTGTCCTCacgtcagaaaaccttaaactTCTTCCATATTTGTAGTTTATTGCTTAGAGTGCATGACATCGCCCTGTGTACGATCAACTAGCAGGCATTAGCGCGCTAGCTAATAGTGCTGCATCCATTATCGGACAGAGGCTGTCTGCGGACAGTTCTGACGTCCGTGTAACGGGATTCTAGGATACTTGCAGTTTATCTTATTGGATTACAAGAGGTTTATAATGTTGTTTCAGTAACTTAATGAAAATATGTTAGTCTGTTTGAGGCCACCCTGACGGCAGATCTGTGTCCGATAACAGGCGTCACGTTTTATAGCTTTCTTGTAAATATTCACTCGTCAACCTGTTAAACGctccctcctgattggctgaccgtCGTCATGTGACACCTGGACCCTGACGATGTGCCCCTAGAATCTGGGTCACGTGGGTGTCAGTATTAGAGCAGGTACATTATCAACAGGTCCAGAATGTGAACTAGATCCAGATCACATCCGGATCACCTCTGATCTGGTGGTGATGTCattgggtgattttttttttgttcaataaaATTGTCCAATTTCCTTtgggggattactaaagtatacaaaaaaagaagaagaagaagttagaAGTTAAATTCTAGTAAATGTCCCACAATGATAAAGTACACTTGTTCTTCAACTAAATCAGAGGTGAACAGAGTTCCAACATTTAAGCCTGTAGTCGTATTTTTACTCTTAAATTGGTTAGACTTCTTTTTCGATGAATTAATTTAtctataaattaatttaaaataattataataataataaaccagaGGAGTGGAAATTCATCTTTGGCTCACCAGACTTACAGACAAGACATTTAAGACACAAGACAGCAGTGAGGATCACACCATAGAAAGATAAGACAACAGCACTAAGAAGAGATCgtccaacataaaaaaaaaacctgcttcatcatcatcattatcatcatcatcaccatcgttaccaccattaccatcaccaccattttaaatttgtttattttacttttgttccCTGTATGgtagtgaaacaggaagttggacctagtgttttattctgaaatgtcTCTTTGTCTGTAGCACGATTCTGAATACGAGTGAGGGAGAAATCCTGCTGGACTTTTCAAAGAACCTCATcaaccaggaagtgatgaaaATGCTGTTTGCCATGgtaacacacatttttaaagaacACACATGCAGGGCTTTAGCATGAATAAGCAAAGATAATTTCTCTTAAGAAatgtgctgctgctcctctggtTCTGTGTTTATGAAGAGAATAAAATCAGTTCTTTGTGAAACTTCAGCACAGAGTGAGACAtcattttttttaccacaatCTCTGACCCAATCTCTGACTCTGATCTCTGACATCTCTGATgtaataaacagaaaaaggatTTTGAAAATGTTCAAGTTAAATgtgaagtaaaattaaaaacctGATGTATGGAGGCTTATTTCTACAAAATCCTGGCATTACAATTAAAACGTTTTTAAAGCAGAAAAGTTTATCATGAAATCTTCTGCCAGTACGATGAAGAAAGGATCCTTTATTTTACACAGAAGAGAAACtgtttcctcatctcctctttcGCCATCATGTCGCTCCTGTATGCAGGAACAAAAGATTTCAGCCATGACCTGAAAGTGAGAACAGATTTCCTCACCCTGTTGGCTcatttcttcctcctcagatAAAATAAGCCTGTTgctcaaatgaaatgaaaaagcaagATTTCAAcacttattttgaaaaggagtGCCCGTATATCTGTTGTGTAGTAAGGTGTGGTAATGTGTAACAGCTCAGaattcttcctcctcagatGCCAGGCGAACAGGTTTGTTCAACCCGACTCACTGCCAATGTGTTCGTTGTTTTCACAGGCTAAGTCCAGAGGCGTGGAGGAAGCCAGGGAGAAGATGTTCTCTGGGGAGAAGATCAACTTCACCGAGGTACTGGGGACATCAAGAGAACCCCTCAACCTCCATGACCCCCGGAAGTGCAGAACTAATAAACACAGGGACATTAGCTTGATGCTAATCGCTTTCTTAATCCTCAGAACATTTTTATGAAGGGTTACggttaacacacaaacacacacacatgcacacacacacatgcgtgcagAGAATCACCATTTCAGTTTATGCTGATTGATTATTGACCACAGACTAAAGGAAGGACTCAACTGCAGCAGACATGGCAACACGAGTTTGGCGTGAAAGTCCCGATTATATAGATAACATGCAAAAAACACGCCAACTGTCTAACAGTGGGAGGGGGGGAATCAGTGACAGTATCAGCCATCCAACTTTATAGTGGTGTTGCATTCAGGGCTTCCAAATGGCAGCTGTGATATGCagtaattactgtatatagttGTGTTGCATTCAGGGACGGTGTTGATGATGGTGACTGTCAGCGTGGTGACTGGATGAATATtgttatatactgtgtgtgtgtgtgtgtgtgtgtgtggccttcaGGGTCGCGCAGTGCTCCACATTGCCCTGCGTAACCGCTCCAACACGCCCATCCCCGTTGACGGTAAAGACGTGATGCCAGAGGTGAACCGGGtcctggagaagatgaaggcCTTCTGTGTCGTAAGGACCAACAaccacctcacttcctgtcaccacagaagaagagaaaaggtCATGACCTTTACTTTCTGCCGTTCACAGAAAGTTCGTAGCGGCGAGTGGAAAGGCTTCAGCGGGAGAAGCATCACTGACGTCGTGAACATCGGCATCGGGGGTTCGGACCTGGTGAGTGATTGGCCAGTCAGACTgaagctgtgatgtcatcactgggTGACGAGAACGCGGAAGTCTGTGTGACAGAAACAAGATGAGATGTGGATTTGCAAAGTGCTGATGATGTGTTGCGTTCAGGGTCCTCCGGTGATGGCTGTGTTTTAGTGTAACTGTGTTGCGTTCAGGGCCCTCTGATGGTGACGGAGGCCCTCAAACCGTACTCAAAGGACGGACCAAACGTCTGGTTTGTCTCCAACATCGACGGGACTCATCTGGCGAAGACTCTCGCACAGCTCAAGCCAGAAACCACGCTCTTCGTCATCGCCTCTAAGGTACCGGCCCGTCATGTGACCGTCATGTGACCATCATGTGTGTCAGTTCCGCTGGACTTACCCTCTGTTCTCTGACCTTCTGTCAGACCTTCACCACCCAGGAGACCATCACCAATGCCGAGTCCGCCAGGGACTGGTTCCTGCAGGCAGCCAATGACGTGAGTCCGTTTGTTCCCTGAGAGCTGATTGGACGATCCGATGATCTCCGTCTCAACgtgtttctgtcatgttttcCTCTATTCTTCAACAGAAATCTGCTGTCGCCAAACATTTTGTGGCGCTGTCCACCAACGCggtgaggacttcctgtttactcTCATCAGAGGTTTATGATCAAATGGTTTGTTGCTATGGGAACCACTCATCTGATGTTTTCCACTTCAGGCTAAAGTGAAGGATTTCGGCATCGATACGGAGAACATGTTCGAGTTCTGGGATGTAAGTGTGACTGATAAATAGGGTGATTGATAAATGTATTGATTACCTAAGTTCTCTTCTGTGAGTGAAGCAGCTGATTGATGATCGTTGTGACGTCTAAAccataaatcattttataataatttaacatcCTGTACCTGAGAAACCAGGTCAGTAGAGACTGATCCCAGTTTTAATTTCctctctggattttttttgtttttctgatcgtgccttctgattggttgattgactCTGATGAACGTAGGcatgtttgtttctcctcaGTGGGTCGGAGGTCGTTACTCACTGTGGTCGGCCATCGGTCTGTCCATCGCTCTGCACATCGGTACGTCAGCCGTGAGCACTCATAACCTTCACCTCAAGCCAGGACTAcaattgatcgattgattgataaaGTGCTGATTGTCACatgatttatttgtgtttcaggCTTCGAGCACTTCGAACAGCTCCTTTCGGGAGCTCACTGGATGGTAGGTGCATGAACCGCTCTAAACAGCAGCAAAACTgcggtgaggaagaggatggggctcttcctctgctgctgctgaccttcctctctcctcctgcaggacaaTCACTTCCGTAACACCCCTCTGGAGAAGAACGCCCCGGTGCTGCTTGCCCTCCTGGGCGTCTGGTACGTCAACTTCTTCCAGGCTGAGACTCACGCCCTGCTGCCCTACGACCAGTACATGCACCGCTTCGCTGCCTACTTCCAGCAGGTGGGTACCACGGCGACAGTAggcctcctcttctttctcggATCAGGTATCATGTGACTTGTTGCTGTGGCTGTCTGTCAGGGTGACATGGAGTCTAACGGGAAGTACATCACCAGAGAAGGCACGCGTGTCGACTATCACACCGGACCAATCGTGTGGGGCGAGCCGGGGACCAACGGACAGCACGCCTTCTACCAGCTGATCCACCAAGGTGACGGCACGCCTCCTAAAAATGCTTTGTGTTACATATATCTATAGAAATGTATTATATTACGATCACAAATCAGAATATAAAGcgtgttctgattggtggagcagCTCCGGGCCGAGGAGACACCTCAGGCCTCGGATTGGTTGTTgttggaggaggtggaggacagaCTCCAAACTGCTAACGTGTTGACATTCCTGTGAGCTAACAGCCTGACTCCCGAACACAACGTGTTGTGTTTACTGACCTGGAGCTGCTGGTTTGAAGTCCATGGTGCATTCAAGGTCCACCTCCCTTTTATCAGCAAAAGGGACACCAGAGCTCAGATACAGATAGAGGGGCGTGTTGGTGACACTGAAGACGAACCCCCAGCAGCAGAAATCAGAAGTGCTTTTGTGATGTTTACCCATGATGCACAGCAGCGTAATTTAACCTGAATGAAATGTGCACGAGTTAATTTAAAGCACATCCAGTAGCAGCTGACCTCCAACACCACAAACGATTACTGGTTTTAGTGGTTTCCTGTGTGAATTACTGCCTCCGTCTCACCAGGAATATTAAACACAACGTgaacccacttcctgtttcctcaccAGGAACCCGTATGATTCCTGCTGACTTCCTCATTCCAGCTCAGTCTCAGAATCCAATCAGGGACAACCTTCATCACAAGGTAACTCCCACTGCACTGCTATATGTCTTCATACACACCCCCAGGGGAAAAATGTTCCATAAGGGCTGCAGGTTATTAGCTGTAATAACCTGTTAATATGTCTCTTTGTGTGAGGGCGTGTTCATAACGACTTGTAAAACTATGAACGTCTTTCAGATCCTAGTGGCGAACTTTTTGGCTCAGACCGAAGCGCTGATGAAAGGAAAGACGCCAGACGAGGCTCGAAAAGAGCTGCAGGCGGCCGGCATGACGGCCGACGCCGTGGAAAACCTGCTGCCTCACAAAGTAACTCAGAAACAACCAAACGCGTCGCTCACGTTAATACTGCTGCAGTTCAGCCTGCAGAAGGCACattgaggtcaaaggtcaaaacaGCTGCTCCATTAAGGCCTCTATTCTTTTTTCCGCTCAAAGGTTTTCAACGGAAACAAGCCAAGTAACTCCATCGTATTCAAGAAGCTGACCCCGTTCACACTGGGAGCTCTGGTTGGTGAGTACATGTTGTATGGCAACCAGCTGGTTTAACTGAGAAACCATGAGAATGTTGGGTGGACTCAAACGGCGACTGTCACCTCCGGCCACTAGAGGTCACTACAGGTTCAAGTTTACAGCTCTTTCCTCTATGATCTAACTAAATTCGGAAAATCATCTGTGAAACAAACAATTTCTTTTCAAAGCTTAAAATGTTTGGTCAGTTGTTTTAACTTTAACTGGATTTAAAGTTGCGACCAGAGATTAGAGATGATTGACACGTTTGATCCTGATCTGTTCTTTCAGCCATGTATGAACACAAGATCTTCGTGCAGGGCGTCATCTGGGACATCAACAGCTACGACCAGTGGGGGTGAGTTCCTTCAGTTGACTGTCAGacgtgttgttgtttctttttaatgccTCAAAATGTTCAGATGGGCGGAGTCACGTGAGTGACATCATAAATAACATCTTCTTGTCTGCCTCTCTCAGTGTTGAACTTGGGAAGCAGCTGGCGAAGAAGATAGAGCCAGAGCTGAAGAACGAGTCCAAGGTCACCTCCCACGACTCCTCCACTAACGGACTCATCAACTTCCTGAAGAAGAACTTTGCctaactcctcctcttcctctctctctcttcctcctcccaccaCCCCCGGTCTTCTGTCATTGGCTGAAACACTGCCTCGTGTCACCCGTGAGAATGAGCGCTTCATGTGTGTCGAACTTGTCCTGTAGATGCGTCTGAAAAGGGAAATGATGCTTTTATTTGGGAGGGTGAAATAGAATGTGCAGAAATTACTGTAGCTGAcgactttcacaataaaagtcgcGTTAATCACTGACCCTTTGCTTCTTCTTTAGatgattttattgtgaaaatttgTTCTGGTTTCATGTCATCAGCTGAAGAGAGAACTATCTcctttatgactttttttttacacgggGGTTTtgtaaacaatttttaaacgGTATGATGTCATTTGCATGCTGCACCAGTAGGTGGCGACAAAACCATGGAAATCGACACTGCAGGATAAGATCTCACTTGTATTTCAATGCCCATCCACATTCTTGCACAGCAGCTTAACAGCCTTGCGAGTCATAGGTCAGATGCCGATGGCGagaagaggcggggtacaccccggatgagataCCAGCTCTTCTACAAATCTACATAATGTCATAAACTCATTAGCGACCGCAGCAGTTGGCAGGAAGTGGAGAGAGCATGCATGAAGCAACACGGAGGAATTGAGTTTCCCCCGTTCACATGGCAACGGTGTGGAAGCGTTTTCACAAGATGAGACTGAAGCTTTTTGAAAAGTATTTCTTCAGGCTCCCAGAATGCCGTTCTTGTGTAACAGCTGTTGCATGAACAGCTCTAAAGTGCACATAAATGCTCCAGTAACTAGAATATTATCCTGAAATGGGTCATTATGGTATGGTGTATGAGATTTCAGATTAAAGGATAACATAAAGCAAATCCATCACAGTGATgctgcatcacttcctgtaaGTAGAAACTGTAGAAGCTGCAGAAACTAGCCAGGACCCAGAGGTGGGTCAGGCTATAAACTTGGTTTTGAGCCAATGAATTTATCTTTACAGCTTTTCTACGATGTGCGCTTTATGGATAAAGTCGTGAAGCTGGTTTCGCTCAAGGATCAGCGTAGTCAGCTGTCGTAAAGGTGTAAAGCCGCCGTTAGACACGGCAGGTCACCTGACCTCCAGCCTCAGGCCTCCCCAGGACTCGTGTTGGAGCCTTTATCTCCTGTGTTTGGAGAGTGGGAGGAGGCTGATGTCTTGATAAGGATTAGAGCGGGACATAATGCCAGTATAACCTCAGCCCCGAATGCAGCTTCAGGTAGAACAGGtttcagaaaacacacctgTTGATACGAACCCGGCCGACCTGCATGCAGGTGAGAAAGGGGCGGGGCTGCAGGTGTCTTTCCAAGATTAGGCTCAAATTCTCACAGTCCGGCGACAGCGAGGCACTCCTGTCAACGATGGAAACCTCTTGCTGTTTCTGTGTCATCGCCGccgtcatcttcatcttcactctACTGAGGTGGCTGGGGGCGGGGAACGGTGTCGCATCCTGGACCCTGGTCGGGGCCCTCGCTGGGGCCTCCCTCTATTTCGTTCTGCCTCCAGGAGTCTGTGGTGCGGTTCTCCTGGGCTGGAGCTTCATCCTGATCCACCAGACTGACCGGAGAGCTGAGATGCTGCCTGTGGGGAACAGGGCGGTCCTTGTCACAGGTGagacccccgcccccccccaggctggtgCCTGTTCCGGCTGTGGTCCGGTTGGTCCGGATCAACAGTTTCAAGGTGCAACACTACTTTCGATATCTACAGGTAACTAAAACCTGCTTCGCAAGAGTTCAGCTTGTGGGACAGTCGTGTCAAAGGTAGAACATAAAGCATTCCTTCAACCAATAAAACATCCATCAGTCTGGTTTATTGGTTACGACGGTCGAGGAGCAGCTTATGTCTGCAGACgaagctgcagcaacacaaatgTTTACGACTAGTTTTAATAGTGGTTGAAGAGAACAGGTCACAACGCCCGGAAATCTGTGACCCAATGAGAGCAGAGGggtaatcagccaatcagcatcagctGTGTGCTTCTGTATCCGCCTGAAAATGCTGAGTCAGACCCTGTAGGGTCGAATCTGATCCAGGATCTGTAGGTGGAGTCTGATCCAGAACATGTAGGTGGAGTCTGACCCAGAACCTGTAGGTGGAGTCTGGTCCAGAACCTGTAGGTGGAGTCTGGTCCAGAACATGTAGGTGGAGTGTGATCCAGAACATGTAGGTGGAGTCTGACCCAGAAGTGTTGTTAAAATGAAGCAGAACATAGAGATCTAGAATCTGATTGGACGAAGTTAAACGTGACCATTGCTGTCTGCTTTCCTAATAAGTTGGTTTTGTTTAAACTTTCCTCATGCTTCTGCATTGAACCAAGACTGAGGGGAAGGGCTGAGTTGTGGTTCCATCTCCCTGTGACAGCTTTAGCTCATGGTGGAGGTAACCTGTTCTCCTGTTTCCTCCACTCCCAGGTTGTGATTCGGGCTTCGGACACACCCTGGCGAAGCGTCTGAGTGGGATGGGGGTGATGGTGTTTGCTGGTGTGCTGGATGTGAACGGACCTGGAGCTCAACAGCTGAGAGAACGAGCGTCGAAAAACCTCCAAGTCCTGCAGCTGGACGTGACTGACGACTCCCAGATAGAGGCGGCGCACCGTTACGTCCAAGCCCAGGTGGGCCACACAGGTAAGACCGAAGAGCGGATCCAGGTGTCCAGAACCTGGGTCCCGCAGAGCCGATGGACGAGAGGTTGATCTAAGACCTTTAAACTGATTGAGTCTGAGTTTATTGAACAAGGATCGACGGTTCTGATCCCATCTGGATTCTGGGGGTCGTGTTGCGTCCCTGCAGGTTTGTGGGGTTTGGTGAATAATGCGGGAGTCCTCCAGTGTCCCATGGATGCAGAGCTGCAGCCGATCTCCAACTACAGACTCTGTCTGGATGTCAACTTCCTGGGTGCCGTGAAGATGTGCCAGGTCTTCCTCCCTCTGTTGAGGCGTTCCAAAGGACGAGTGGTCAACGTGTCCAGCATGTCAGGTAGGTCCAGACCAGGATCAGCATTGGAATTCCAGGAAAAGCTTGAAAACCTTCCTTGCCATTCCCCAACAGAAGAGGTCTTTGCCATCAGGTGTCCTCCATGTAAACGCAGTTCCTACCCAGGAAGCTCAAATGTAATCTGTCCATAGAGAGGACCCATCCGTCATGTTTAAGGTATAAACGATGAGGTTTTCAATTCCGGGTCACATGTTCCCTTCCAGGTGTGGTACCCTTCCCTTTATTCGCTGCTTACGGATCCTCAAAGGCAGCGCTGAGCATTTTCACTCAGGTGCTGAGGCTGGAGTTATCGCTGTGGGGCGTCAAGGTGGTCCTCATTGAACCTTCAGGCTTCAGAACAAGTAGGTCTACCTGTCCAGGTAACATTCatgacagaaatgtgttttatttctctgaagTCAAGTCTTTTTGACGTCTTCTCTTCGTCAGATCTCTTCGGGTCGGACGAAGACGTCGCCCGCTACAAAACCAACATCCTCACAACTGTTGCTTCAGGCGCCAGAGAGGATTATGGAGATGAGTATCTCTTGTCCTTCTCCAGGAGACTGTCCGCAATGCCCCACGAGATGACGGCGGACTTGTCTCCTGTGGTGGACGACCTGTGTCACGGCCTGTTGTCGGTTCATCCCAAACCTCACTACGCCCCAGGGAAAAAGGGATGGTTCCTCCCATTCCTCCACCGCTGCTGTCCCACCACAGTGTTTGATGGAATCATTGTGAGgaccctgaaacacaacacagactGTAAACCAGCTGGAATCAGCAGCACCTGAAGGTCGCCAGGCTCAGATCCAGTTCCTCTGATGAAAGTTATTTAAAAGGGAAC
This region of Antennarius striatus isolate MH-2024 chromosome 4, ASM4005453v1, whole genome shotgun sequence genomic DNA includes:
- the gpia gene encoding glucose-6-phosphate isomerase a translates to MALTRDPNYQQLQQWHKANAGSLNMRAMFDSDKERFDKFSTILNTSEGEILLDFSKNLINQEVMKMLFAMAKSRGVEEAREKMFSGEKINFTEGRAVLHIALRNRSNTPIPVDGKDVMPEVNRVLEKMKAFCVKVRSGEWKGFSGRSITDVVNIGIGGSDLGPLMVTEALKPYSKDGPNVWFVSNIDGTHLAKTLAQLKPETTLFVIASKTFTTQETITNAESARDWFLQAANDKSAVAKHFVALSTNAAKVKDFGIDTENMFEFWDWVGGRYSLWSAIGLSIALHIGFEHFEQLLSGAHWMDNHFRNTPLEKNAPVLLALLGVWYVNFFQAETHALLPYDQYMHRFAAYFQQGDMESNGKYITREGTRVDYHTGPIVWGEPGTNGQHAFYQLIHQGTRMIPADFLIPAQSQNPIRDNLHHKILVANFLAQTEALMKGKTPDEARKELQAAGMTADAVENLLPHKVFNGNKPSNSIVFKKLTPFTLGALVAMYEHKIFVQGVIWDINSYDQWGVELGKQLAKKIEPELKNESKVTSHDSSTNGLINFLKKNFA
- the hsd17b2 gene encoding 17-beta-hydroxysteroid dehydrogenase type 2, whose product is MQVRKGRGCRCLSKIRLKFSQSGDSEALLSTMETSCCFCVIAAVIFIFTLLRWLGAGNGVASWTLVGALAGASLYFVLPPGVCGAVLLGWSFILIHQTDRRAEMLPVGNRAVLVTGCDSGFGHTLAKRLSGMGVMVFAGVLDVNGPGAQQLRERASKNLQVLQLDVTDDSQIEAAHRYVQAQVGHTGLWGLVNNAGVLQCPMDAELQPISNYRLCLDVNFLGAVKMCQVFLPLLRRSKGRVVNVSSMSGVVPFPLFAAYGSSKAALSIFTQVLRLELSLWGVKVVLIEPSGFRTNLFGSDEDVARYKTNILTTVASGAREDYGDEYLLSFSRRLSAMPHEMTADLSPVVDDLCHGLLSVHPKPHYAPGKKGWFLPFLHRCCPTTVFDGIIVRTLKHNTDCKPAGISST